A single genomic interval of Sporosarcina sp. ANT_H38 harbors:
- the abc-f gene encoding ribosomal protection-like ABC-F family protein produces the protein MLIGTLNQVSVAHGETVILDGVSADIPVGACIAVVGANGAGKTTLLTLLSGEISPTSGSINWNSKPPSITYFRQEQDDEGVADWERSETHMYRRKWKVPEHAEYSSASGGERMKMRLSSALAEKSGLILLDEPTNHLDSDSLEELIKIISEGDATYFIVSHDRHFIDRTADFVFEIEYGKLTVYKGNYTEYRMLKDVNLEVQAKHYKEQQRKIAEVEEQISELENWSAKAHAESTKKAGAKEYFRMKAKKRDVQIRSKRKRLEGELEKERIEKPEAEIGVFFDVKGRKKKGNRVLELKDVRKSFGEHELFAGVSFTVQAGERIGLVGPNGAGKSTLFQMILGKEGFQGDVWTTNGMTIGYLSQTAHDFPKDVTMADYFHADTFRERGLIRTHLTNLGFSKKHWDLPLSALSMGERVKVKLMQFILEGTDVLLLDEPTNHLDLPSREELEKTLESFPGTLLFASHDRYFTERIADGVLLFEHGTVRKVSLTYTEWKERKATVLPDKTAEERLRLETELQAVLGKLSMLKLGDKGYADLDKVYCELSSRLREMKRK, from the coding sequence ATGCTTATTGGGACATTAAATCAGGTATCAGTTGCACATGGTGAAACGGTAATCCTTGATGGAGTATCAGCAGATATTCCAGTAGGGGCGTGCATTGCGGTTGTTGGAGCGAACGGCGCGGGGAAAACCACGCTGCTGACGCTATTGTCGGGAGAAATATCACCAACATCGGGTTCGATTAATTGGAATAGCAAGCCGCCATCCATCACTTACTTCAGGCAGGAGCAGGATGATGAAGGGGTAGCTGATTGGGAACGGTCGGAAACACATATGTACCGCCGAAAGTGGAAAGTACCGGAGCACGCTGAATATAGTTCTGCGAGTGGCGGGGAGCGGATGAAGATGAGGCTTTCATCTGCGCTTGCCGAGAAGAGTGGGCTTATTCTATTGGATGAACCGACGAATCACTTGGACAGTGACAGTCTGGAGGAATTAATCAAGATTATTAGTGAAGGTGATGCTACGTATTTTATCGTCTCTCACGATCGACATTTCATTGATCGCACAGCGGATTTCGTATTTGAAATTGAGTACGGTAAGCTAACAGTCTACAAAGGAAACTATACGGAATACCGGATGCTGAAGGATGTGAACCTGGAAGTCCAAGCGAAGCATTACAAAGAACAACAGCGGAAAATTGCAGAAGTGGAGGAACAGATTTCGGAGCTGGAGAACTGGTCTGCGAAGGCGCATGCAGAATCGACGAAAAAGGCTGGTGCAAAGGAATACTTCCGGATGAAAGCGAAAAAGCGCGATGTCCAGATCCGTTCGAAACGCAAACGACTAGAAGGGGAATTGGAGAAAGAACGTATTGAGAAGCCTGAAGCTGAAATTGGCGTATTCTTTGACGTTAAGGGGCGCAAGAAAAAAGGAAATAGAGTACTGGAGTTGAAAGACGTCAGAAAGTCATTCGGTGAGCATGAACTATTTGCTGGCGTCTCGTTTACGGTGCAGGCGGGTGAGCGGATTGGTCTTGTTGGTCCAAATGGTGCAGGGAAATCAACGCTTTTCCAGATGATTCTAGGGAAAGAGGGATTTCAAGGTGATGTTTGGACAACGAATGGAATGACGATTGGTTATTTGAGCCAGACGGCGCATGATTTTCCGAAGGATGTGACGATGGCGGATTATTTCCATGCCGATACATTTCGCGAACGGGGATTAATAAGAACCCATTTGACGAATCTTGGCTTTTCAAAAAAACATTGGGACCTTCCACTTTCAGCTCTCAGTATGGGAGAGCGTGTGAAGGTGAAACTGATGCAATTTATTCTAGAAGGAACGGACGTATTGCTCCTGGATGAACCGACAAATCATCTTGATTTGCCTTCAAGAGAAGAGCTTGAAAAGACGTTAGAGTCGTTTCCAGGAACACTTCTATTCGCTTCGCATGACCGTTATTTCACAGAGCGGATTGCGGATGGGGTGCTTCTATTTGAGCATGGAACAGTACGGAAAGTATCGCTGACATATACCGAATGGAAAGAGCGTAAAGCTACGGTGCTACCTGATAAAACGGCTGAAGAACGTTTGCGCCTTGAAACAGAGCTGCAGGCGGTGCTTGGGAAGTTGAGTATGTTGAAATTGGGGGATAAAGGGTATGCTGACCTCGATAAGGTTTATTGTGAGTTAAGTAGCCGACTAAGGGAAATGAAGCGAAAGTAA
- a CDS encoding ammonium transporter, with amino-acid sequence MDNLYLLNSVWIMLGAILVIFMQGGFILLEAGSTRMKNAGHIAGKTIFTFGIASLVFWAVGYGFIFGENGNFFIGWSDFFYSGYEVEGSTYSTAVFFVFQLAFAGISLAVAFGGFAERAKLTVYLVFALLFSITVYPVVAHWIWGGGWLAEHGKQDFAGSTVVHLTGAMAALAATILLKPRVGKYNADGSANNLSGHNQVFTALGVLILWVGWFGFNAGSTLGVENGFFGYIALNTSLAAAAGAISALLISWVVFGKSDVPTMLNGTLAGLVAITASCAFVETWASVVIGLIAGILVFYSARFFEKRKIDDPIYVLSVHGVAGVWGTLSTGLFATPELATVGHEGLFYGGGFTQLGVQFMGVTISAAYAFSVSFVILYVMKKVMKELRVTKEQELVGLDLSEHGSYGYPEALFIQEQVDEMDTVSPYGVESPRPLKV; translated from the coding sequence ATGGATAACTTATACTTATTAAATAGTGTTTGGATTATGTTGGGGGCTATTTTAGTCATTTTCATGCAAGGCGGATTTATATTATTGGAAGCTGGATCAACGAGAATGAAAAATGCTGGTCACATTGCCGGCAAGACTATATTTACATTTGGAATTGCCTCGCTTGTTTTTTGGGCAGTTGGCTACGGATTTATATTTGGTGAAAACGGGAATTTTTTCATTGGTTGGTCTGACTTTTTTTATTCCGGTTATGAAGTAGAAGGAAGTACTTATTCAACCGCTGTGTTCTTTGTATTCCAGCTTGCATTTGCAGGAATCTCATTAGCAGTTGCATTCGGAGGCTTTGCGGAGCGAGCTAAACTGACTGTTTACCTTGTTTTTGCCTTGCTGTTCTCAATTACTGTCTATCCGGTAGTTGCTCACTGGATCTGGGGTGGCGGCTGGTTGGCGGAGCATGGAAAACAGGATTTCGCAGGTTCAACAGTCGTTCATTTAACAGGAGCGATGGCAGCATTGGCGGCTACGATTTTATTGAAACCAAGAGTTGGAAAGTATAACGCAGATGGTAGTGCTAACAATTTAAGTGGACATAATCAGGTTTTCACTGCTTTAGGTGTCTTAATATTATGGGTAGGTTGGTTCGGTTTTAACGCAGGAAGTACATTGGGAGTAGAGAATGGATTCTTCGGATATATTGCCTTAAATACTAGTTTGGCAGCCGCAGCGGGAGCGATTAGTGCTTTGCTTATTTCGTGGGTCGTTTTCGGGAAATCTGATGTTCCGACAATGCTGAATGGGACGTTGGCCGGGCTCGTTGCGATTACTGCTTCATGTGCTTTTGTAGAGACTTGGGCGTCGGTGGTCATTGGTCTTATTGCGGGAATACTGGTATTTTACAGTGCTAGATTTTTTGAAAAACGCAAAATCGATGATCCAATTTACGTGCTTTCCGTTCATGGCGTTGCAGGCGTATGGGGGACTTTATCAACAGGCTTGTTTGCCACACCAGAATTGGCAACTGTAGGGCATGAGGGCCTGTTCTATGGCGGAGGATTTACTCAGCTTGGGGTACAGTTTATGGGCGTAACTATATCGGCCGCCTATGCATTTTCCGTATCCTTTGTAATTTTATATGTTATGAAAAAAGTGATGAAAGAACTAAGGGTGACGAAAGAACAAGAACTAGTTGGTTTGGATCTGAGTGAACATGGAAGCTACGGGTATCCTGAGGCATTATTCATTCAAGAGCAAGTTGACGAAATGGACACTGTATCACCATACGGAGTTGAATCCCCCCGTCCCTTAAAGGTTTAA
- the hprK gene encoding HPr(Ser) kinase/phosphatase: MKTITIEEIVKSFSLEVLSGHDQLHRIIKKSKVRRPGLEFMDKFDFIATEHIQILGKNEVNYLHMLTFEECKLRIANIVQYAPPCIIITSQQEEPLGLIQYCTEEQIPVLRTRDSTSELSAKLDAYVVKAMAPEIAIHGVCVNVSGMGILLRGKSGVGKSETAHTLIGRGHRLVADDVVVLKKLSPQTLLGTHDENSKEFLALRSIGLLNVVRLYGRAAFQDETRIALDIELTKWKENDLNNELEQETKFVEYMDVQIPHIQIQLQPGRDIAGLIEAAANNWYLKQQGYSAVEEFMKRIESDTP; this comes from the coding sequence ATGAAGACTATTACGATTGAAGAGATTGTTAAGAGCTTTTCATTAGAAGTGTTGAGCGGACACGATCAATTGCATCGTATTATAAAAAAATCCAAAGTACGTCGTCCGGGATTAGAGTTTATGGATAAATTTGATTTCATTGCAACAGAACATATTCAGATTCTAGGTAAAAACGAGGTTAATTACCTTCATATGCTGACGTTTGAGGAGTGCAAGTTACGAATTGCGAATATTGTTCAATATGCGCCTCCTTGTATCATTATTACATCCCAACAGGAAGAGCCACTAGGCCTTATTCAATACTGTACGGAAGAGCAAATCCCGGTATTACGCACGCGTGACTCCACGAGTGAACTGAGCGCGAAATTGGATGCGTATGTTGTGAAAGCAATGGCTCCAGAAATTGCAATACATGGAGTGTGTGTCAATGTTTCAGGGATGGGCATTCTCCTCCGCGGCAAGTCTGGTGTGGGGAAAAGTGAGACGGCTCATACATTGATTGGTCGGGGGCATCGACTTGTAGCAGATGATGTGGTGGTGTTGAAAAAACTTAGCCCTCAAACTTTGCTCGGCACGCACGATGAAAATAGCAAAGAATTTCTCGCGCTGCGCAGTATTGGTTTGTTAAACGTGGTTCGCCTTTATGGAAGAGCTGCTTTCCAGGATGAAACCCGGATTGCACTAGATATCGAATTGACCAAGTGGAAGGAAAATGACTTGAATAATGAGTTGGAGCAGGAAACGAAGTTTGTGGAATACATGGACGTTCAGATTCCGCATATCCAAATTCAACTTCAGCCGGGTCGTGATATTGCAGGTTTGATTGAAGCGGCGGCAAATAACTGGTATTTAAAACAGCAAGGTTATAGTGCTGTAGAGGAATTCATGAAACGGATTGAATCGGATACTCCGTAG